GATGCAAACACAAGcattgatttattaattcaAACAGCGCTCATACTTTTGTGTTCATGGACCCAAAAACACTGAGTAAGGATACAACACGCATCCCCCTCTCTATGGGATCAGTGATGAGCAGACCTCTGGGAGCGTAGATCTTCTCATTCTGCTCCTGGATGTACTTGGCGATCTTCTTCAacacctgacacacagacagaagaagaaaaacccaCAACACGTTCACCGCTGAACTTGAACATGAAAATCCAGCTGCCTTTGAGAGAACCAGCCTGACCTTCTCGTAACGTGTCTCCATGCAGAGGAAGATGATATACGCTGTAGCGCAGGCCAGACACCCCTCCAGGTACGACTGTCCTCCGATCTTCTCCGCCTCTGTATAGTAGTTATTCAGAGTCTTCACAGTGTCCTCAAACAGCGTCCGCTCGATCTGGAGACGCACGCAGGACAGAGTCACGAGGAGAGAGATGAGTCAAGTGAAATGTGGAGAGGAAGTGTGGGTTTTTCTCATTAATGACAGTCTTAGGGACTGTAGCTGTGAATTTGGACTGTTGATGAAGATCTGCCATTTATTTCCTCAATTTAATGATCTTTTTTTTACCaatgaaatatctcaaaatagTCATGGAGAGTTTCAGTTTACAAAGAAACCTTGCTAATGATAAGGTGGAACTAtgtcatcttttattttgaaaatcaacTAAAATGATCAATTAATGATCAATAgtattattataactattaaTAATAGTAGCCTATTACCAATAGCGACAGAGGAATTTTCAATCATTCAAAtaattctcataatattactaCTCTATTGtcatattattcatttattctctTATTATTATGACTTTCTACACAAaacctcctttttctttcttaaaaatGTCTCTAATACGTCGTCcaccacagacagagatttgTTAAAGAAtgattcttgttttttcatttgcattgaTGCCACTAACTCACTTTTTTCTTGCACAAGGGACTTTGCctcatttttttctccttctgtaATGATCCTGTAGGCCTTTTAAATTGTACTGTACTGTTTTGCCCCTGTCATCTGTCGGGTATTTGGTTCTAATGTTGTATTTATATGtgtttcttaataaaaataatgaattataataatacatttgacttgatttaaatatataaatgccTTTgatataaagacacacacacactcacatatataTACATCCAAAACAGGAGCATGTTAAACAGAAGAAGTCTCCTCACCCTGCTCTCCAGCTCCGACGGGAACTTGGTCTGAAACTTGCAGGTGGTTCCTTCGCTGTAGTCTCTCTGGATGAAGACTTTGTTGGCCAGAGACGCACTGTGCCTCAGCTCCTGCAGGTTGTGGAActgagcacacatacacacacacacacacacacacacacacacacacacacacacacagtagggGTTAAAACCGTATCTCTGTAATGAGTccccagagagacagagggcgACACCCCTGTGAGCACCTGTTCACGGTCAATGTGTACAAACAGAGGCTGATTTGCCGGTGCAGGATGATAGAGGAGATGTGATCAATCTCCCCGTGGCTCAGTGTCTGCACTTATTTCTGCCTTGTTGTGTGTTGGAGCAGAGCCCAGCACTGGACACACtatctcctacacacacacacacacacacacacacacacacacacacacacacacacacacacacacacacacacacacacacacacacacattctccccctcttccctctccctgCTCGAACAGAGAAGCACAGCTCACAGGAGACGGTTCAACATCTAAACTACAGCTCACAACAGATCGATGATGAGGAACAGGATGAGGCAGACTGATTCTGACTTACAACtgcattattgttattatttatatctatatatcgtTATCAACCTCTATTGTAAAGCCAGCATTAACTGTATAGCACAGAAGGAAAGCAGTGAGTGGcttctgtccatggtgctgaacgcaactcctccctctgtgtgcgggtgtgtgcgggtgtgtgcgggtgtgtgtgtgtgtgtgtgcgtgtgtgtgtgtgtgtgtgtgtgtgtgtgtgtgtgtgtgtgtgtgtgtgtgtgtgtgtgtgtgtgtgtgtgtgtgtgtgtgtgtagtcaacACGGTGGATTAACGGGGCGTCTCAGCAGACAAAAAAGCCCCGATCTGCTTTCACCAAACACATTTTGTTCTTAACATCCCTGTGGGGACCCGCTGCTCCGCTGCTCCTGACACATCCCTGAGATGTTAAAGGTTTATTCTCTTTataacaataaaacatcttCTCTATAAAACACGCTACGAGAGAATAACCGACCGATCCTGGGCCGACGCGCAGGAGAATGTAGGACACTGACTGAAGTGAGCAGTGTCACCTCGTCTCTGCGCTCACCCGCACCCGTGTTTTTTATTCTTACTCATAGCGCCACCATGGAGGTGAGGTTCCTGCAGATGGTGggaacatgggggggggggagattaaAGCCTTAACATCAG
The sequence above is a segment of the Limanda limanda chromosome 2, fLimLim1.1, whole genome shotgun sequence genome. Coding sequences within it:
- the golga7ba gene encoding golgin A7 family, member Ba, which encodes MATEFHNLQELRHSASLANKVFIQRDYSEGTTCKFQTKFPSELESRIERTLFEDTVKTLNNYYTEAEKIGGQSYLEGCLACATAYIIFLCMETRYEKVLKKIAKYIQEQNEKIYAPRGLLITDPIERGMRVIEISIYEDRGSSGSSSGSSSVSGSTAR